In Dryobates pubescens isolate bDryPub1 chromosome 16, bDryPub1.pri, whole genome shotgun sequence, the sequence TATGCAGCAGCATGGGGTAAATGCTGCCACGAATTTGCCTTGTCCCACATGGTTCCTTCCTCCAGGAGAATGAGGGCTGGTGCTAAGGCTGGGGCCTGGGGAGTTTTGGGCTAGAGACTTGCAGCACAGCTACAGAAAAGCAAATgcgaggagctgctctgggctctgtcACTCCTCTCACTGTGCCATGGATCTGAGTTGCCATGTGGGAAGACCCCATTTCAGCAAGCCTCAGCATCTGACTGTGCTGTTCCCAGTCTTGTGCTTGGATCTGCTAGGCACCCACAGAGCAGACCTGACAGCTGGAGTCTTGATGCCAGCAGTCCTCTCCTAGGTTACGCTGGCTGTTGCTGCAGAGGTCTAAGGTCACTTCTCTTCCCATTGCAGAAGCAGTGGCTGAGGTCCTGGCTCTGGGTACAAAGCAGAAGCTGTTAGGCAAAGCAGGCTTACAGCCTCCACCCCTCCCTGAACAGTAGCTGGAGCAAGTTGCTTCAtcgggcacagggctgtggcaaTGGGTTTGCTGCAGCCTTCTGGGGAGCGTTAGCTCTGTGTGTGGTAACTGCTGTCACTGAATGCAGAGCCTCTGGGCTGGGCCCTGCCTGCTCTTGGCAAGCTCTGAAAGGGGAAGAGCCCATCCGCTCCTCCTTGATGCATGTCTCTAGTCTAGACACTGTCTAAGGCTCTCTACTCTGTagggcagccctggccctgggtCTCCAAGGCAGTTAGCTCTCTCGAGCCAGATCCCCTGTGGCCTTTTGTGCTGGATACTCATTGGAAGCTGAACAGCTCAGTGCCTGGTGCTGAACATTGctagcagctctcagcagctgatTGCAGCCTTGAGCATGCACTTGCCCCTGTGAGCAGAGGGAcagttgcccagagtcctgttgtCCCCCTCTgtcccacagcctgggctggtgctgagaagcagcagttaGCAGTGGTTGCAGGGTGCTGTGCTCATCACAGCAGTACCTCCAATGCACCTTCCTTTTGCTTCAGGGTTAGCATGGGGGGAGGTTTTCTGGGCCAGGTCTTTGTGGATGATTCAGCACCAGGCTAGGTGAGGGGATGGCTCTCAGGGCTGCTCACCTCCTCTTTCCTTGGACCACCAGCTTCTTCCacagctgtccccagctctgagGATCcttgctggctctgctctctcctAGGCTTATCCACGACTACCTGAGTGTGGCTCCCTTTGCTGACTACCTCGACAGCTTGTACTTCAACCGCTTCCTGCAGTGGAAGTGGCTGGAACGGTAATgctccctggcaccctggggAGACCTGCACCTTGCTCACATGGGGGAAGCCTGAGGAGTCCCTCAGGCTCCTTCCCATGATGGGCCCTGGCCTTTGTCTGCTCATGTTCTCCTTAAAGACCCTTTATTAGCccatcagcagccccagcctcacttGCTTTACAGGGAAACAGGGTCTGCTTGAGCCTGGGATTTAAGGGTGAGCCACAATCTCAGGCCATGGCATGGGGGTGGTGTGGATTTCAgcacctcctctctccctgctcccatctCACTCCAGTTTCCTTCCCCTCACAGGCAGCCAGTGACCAAAAACACTTTCCGCCAGTATCGCGTGCTCGGCAAGGGCGGTTTTGGGGAGGTGAGTGACCATCTCTGTGCTCAGGGCACCAGGCAGtcaccactgcctgctgccagatGCAGACCTGGGTTGGCTGTCAGGGTGCCacaagctgctccagcacctggagGCAAGTGCTGGTGACTGGAGGGCAATGGGGACTCTGCACTGcacactgctgtgctctgggccACGTGTGATCTGTCAGTTCCCACCTGAGGGGCAGGATTTCCCCTCTTGCCAGGCACTGAAGGTGTGGGAAGTGTTGCACAGGGTAGGTAGCAGTGCCCTGTGGTGCGTCCCGCTGCCTGGGCAGAGAGCCAGGTCTGTTCCCCAGGTCTTGGCCAGAGAAACTGCACTCCTGAAAACTGTCGCTGTCAGGCTTCCTTCTGTTTCTGGAGCAGCCTTCTGTCTTCTCAGGCAccagccatggtgctgctgtAGGTGGCAGGGGCTTCACAGGCCTCTGCTGCTTATCTGTGACATCTGGAGATATCACTGCTCCTTGTGTCCTTGGTTTGACAACAGGCTTCTCGCTGACCTCAGAGTGAGATGGCACAAGGACATCTCTATCTTACCACGTCTGAGAGCAGAACCTAGACCCCCACTGTGATGGATTGAAgcttccccccaacattaactttgccagagcaactcagttagaagcaaatgaagctgtctttacaagcaaaattacactctacaatggaatgcaaggaatatgtacaaatatacagtatttacagataCTTgcaattaatgaacagcacaaggaccccccctggccaaggaccaggggaagctactagcttctccctccttgcctcccccttGCCCCACTATACAAAAGGGACAacagaaaggaacagagaagttagacttagccaaggccagccaaaagcACATTATTTCTCCCAGgtgaagcaaaaccagccagagatcagaggagaagagaagaagggaggaattgttatggtacaacTCCTCTCATTCTAGATATTTCCCCAATGGATGTGTTTGGATTaatctttctgttttccttcttgcacccaatagtgattgatttctatttttctgcttttctgctcaaagatctgtaactgaattttgaaggcatagcctaaaaccaccacagccaccctggAAACAGCAGTGGGAGGGTACTGAGCCTTGTCCCCTCTTCCAGGTTTGTGCCTGCCAAGTGCGTGCCACGGGGAAGATGTATGCCTGCaagaagctggagaagaagagggtCAAAAAGCGGAAGGGAGAGGCCATGGCCCTGAATGAGAAGCAGATCCTGGAAAAAGTGAACAGTAGGTTTGTAGTAAGTACATAGGAATTGCTCTCACTTTGCTGCAGTTGATTCTTCCTCCAACCAGCTGGCCTGGCACCTGTATGCTCCTCACCTGTTGTGGAGAGACAGGAAGAGGTCCCGCCCATTGGGGTAGAATCCTGGTGGCTGCAAATCTCCCCCAAAGCtggggtcaggcaggacctcCTGCTGCCTCACAAGATGACCTAAATGTCCCCAAAGTCAGACCCAAACAGCCATCTGGTCTCACAGGCACCTTATAATAACCTCTGGGACAGAAGAAAGCAGTGAGAACTGTCTCTCCGGACAGCCATGTAGGCAGAAGCCTAGCCCTGAGCTGTGATGAGGAGCTCTCTCGCTGGCCACACAGAGATGTGGACAGACTCAAGCCTCCATTTGTTGGAGATTCATCTCATGCCACCCTGGGGTTGCTGTCGGATGCTGTTTGCCCTTGGAGGGGAGCAGTTGTGACGCCCAGAAATAGTGTCCTCCCTTCCTGAGGAAAGCTGGGGGCGTGCTGGGACTGCTGGTCACTTCCATGTCCTCCCTGGGTTTGCAGTTTCCCTTGTATCTTCTCTGCTGGCAAGGGCCCAGTTCTGCTGCCCATGGGTGGCTGCTTGGATGATGGTGCCCATCAGAGTGTGTGCACCTCCCTTTTCCAAGCTGTGTCTTCTAACAGCCTTTCTGCCCTGAATTGCAGGTGAGCTTAGCCTATGCATATGAAACTAAAGATGCTCTCTGCCTAGTGCTGACCCTCATGaatggaggggacctcaagttCCATATCTACCACATGGGAGAGGCTGGCTTTGAGGAGCCCCGGGCAGCATTTTATGCTGCTGAGATCTGCTGTGGCCTGGAGGActtgcaccaggagaggatAGTGTACAGGTGCGCACCGCCCGCTCCCTGCGGGGAAGCcttctgtgggctgcagaagcaaGAGGGTTCCGACTGTTCTTACTCGGccacctggctctgcctgctcaggaAAATAAGCTCAGGCttgaaagcagcacagagctgggtgaGAGGGGATCAGGAACAGAAAGCCAATCTCGTGGGAGAGACCAGAGAGCTTAGCTTGGCTTCCTCGTGCTGGTAAATGATCATGGCCAAGAACAGGATGTGATCATGCTGTGAATGCCTCAGGGCAGGCACTTGGGTGCTTAACTTCCCAGGCACTACTGACACCAGAACAAAGAAGGGTAGGCTGCCCCCATAGCTCcagacagagctgggcaggagagagAACACTGTATGACTGTGTGATGGGGTTGGGGATAGCATAGCTAATCACGGGCTGGAAAGTCCCTCCTAGTGATTCCCTGGGACAGAGTAAGCAGGAGATTACTCTCCTCCATCTCTCTTACACGGCCTGCCCCATAGTGAGCTCTGCACCTGCAAAGAGGGAATCAGCCACAGGCTCACTGCTTCCTTGCTGAGGGCTGAAAATTTGTCATaacctgcttctctgcctgggaGAGAAATGCTTGCAGGGCTGactccagggcagggagcaaagGGAAGGTTATCTCTGTGCCTGAGGCATCCTTCTGCTGTTTATCTGTGAGTTCTTGAGATGTTCCTTGTGTCCTCTGCTTTGACAACAGGCTCCTTGTTAATCAAGTCTCTTCCTTCCTAGGGACCTGAAGCCAGAGAACATATTGCTGGACGACCATGGTGAGTGCAGGCCAACAAAAGCCCTGGGCCTGggtctttctctcttcctgtgcTTGAAACAGGACTGCTCTGTGTTCTTGGCAGCTTCAGATGTTGTCCCCTGATCTTGTCTCCTCCTCTGTGCAGGTCACATCCGTATCTCAGACCTGGGGCTAGCTGTGCATGTGCCAGAGGGCCAAACAATCAAGGGCCGGGTGGGGACAGTTGGCTACATGGGTAAGTGGCCCTGGTTTAATCAGAAGGCGGTCTCTGGCTGCACGTGTGTTCTCCCTGCGCTCACACGTCCCTCACCCTTGCTGCCATGTAGCTCCAGAGGTGGTGAAGAACGAGCGTTACACCTTCAGCCCAGACTGgtgggctctgggctgcctggtgTATGAGATGATCGAGGGGCAGTCGCCCTTCCAGCAGCGCAAGAAGAAGATCAAGCGGGAGGAGGTGGAGCGGTTGGTGAAGGAAGTGCAGGAGGAGTACTCGGAGAAGTTCTCGCCCTGTGCCCGCTCCCTCTGCACCATGGTATGAGTGTGTGTCcttgtcccttccctcccaccactCCTTTGCACACAGCAGGAGAGTATCAGGCCTGGTCCTTGTAGAGGTGCTGGTGGCAGACAGGTTCTCTCGTTCTGGCTCTGATAAGACCACGCAAGAGGGTCTAAAGGGTCTTTATTCCCAGCTGCTTAGCAGGCCTGTGCTGTCCCTAGAGTCATACTGCAGGAGCCTAGCTgacctcagggctgctcctgcctgaagCACCCTCCAAGCTGGGGCACTCGTTTCCTTTGTGTTGCAGCTTCTGTGCAAAGACCCTCTGGAGCGCCTGGGGTGCCGAGGAGCTGGGGCCAAGGAAGTGAAGGAACACCCTCTCTTCAAGCACCTCAATTTCAGGAGGCTGGAAGCAGGCATGCTGGACCCCCCATTCAAGCCAGATGTAAGTGTCTGTCTGTACTTTCACCTCTTCAGTCGTTGTTTCTGCCATGAgaagcaggagccctgcaggggctcacCTGAGGAGATGGCACCCATTCTCTTCCCTCATGTCTCTTGAGTCTGGCAAGGCTTGAGAGAAAAGGGCTCATgcaagctctgggctgctgggagaggaagaCTGGCCATGGCTGGTTGAAGTTGGGGCATCTTAATGGACGCCTGGCATTAGAGCCATCTTTGTGCTGTTTAGCCCCAGGCCATCTACTGCAAGGATGTTCTGGACATTGAGCAGTTCTCCACAGTGAAAGGGGTGGAGCTGGAGCCCACAGACAATGACTTCTACCAGAAGTTTGCTACAGGAAGTGTGTCCATTCCTTGGCAGAATGAGGTGAGTTTGCAGGGCAGGTGTTTGCTCCTGTTTGTGCCCACCTCATAGTGGGCAGCATGCTGCAGGGTCTGTGCTGTCTGGCACTCTTGCTCTGGGCTGGTCCCCTTTTGCTTTGTGTGGCAGTTGCTGCAGCCATCTTCATCTTCTTCCAGATGATTGAGACTGAGTGTTTTAAGGAGCTGAATGTCTTTAGCACAGATGGCACAGTGCCCCCAGACTTGGACTGGAAagggcagccttctccacagCCCAAAAAAGGCTTACTCCAGCGCTTATTCAGCAGACAGGTAAGAGTGCCCAGTGGTTTTTCCCCTGCAAGTTCTtcagcagcaccaagcacaCTCCTGTCTGTGCCAGCCAGATCTGGCAGGGAGATGACCATGACAGGGCAGCAGGCAAAGTCTCCCCATGTGCTCAGTGGCCAgatcccagggctctcaggagAATGCAtgcaaggctgcagagagccagcccTTACCTGGCTGGCACTCCTCATGCTGGTAGAGTTGAGGGGGCTGTTCTGATTGTAGTCACACAGGGAGAGGGATGTTGATGAAGGCACTGAAATAGCAAGTCTGCTCCTTTCCCACGTGAATACTACCATCCCTGAAGAAGACCTTGCTCTTGGAATGGGCTCATGGGCTCCCCAGAGCatttctgccaggcagagagagcagtGCTTTCGAGGGATGAGGAGAACAGAAACatcttgcagctgctgcaggcttgcTTGCCTGCCTGTCTCCTCTGCCCAGAACAGTCTGCCTTCTTTCTAGGGCTGGCAAAGtttgggctgctgcctttcaacagctgtctgcagctgtgggacTCAAGCGTGGTTGGCTCTGGACCCATTCTCAGCCATCCAGTGCTGACTCCTGCTTCCCTGATGAGCTCTCAGTTGTGTATCCCTGTGCAGGGGGCTGCCCTAGCCAGAGCTACCTCTGGGCTGAAATGTCCAGCCCTTCTTGAAGCAGGGAGAACCTGCCTTAAGGCAGAGGATGGGCAGCTGCCTGTagcaggggctgagctgtgaTTTGCCACATGTTTTCTCTTTCCAGAGGTgagcagtctctccccagctgctctgctcagggaaaTACCTGGTGGCCCGTGGACATGGCAAGATCTGGGAAAGAGGAGTGTTATCCTTCAGTGCCTATCCCCTTACCCCAGCagagcacaaagctgctgcttgttcTAACTACCCCCTGAGCCACTAATCCTGTTTCCGTGCTCTTGCTGCCTTTGTCGGGGAGGCCTTGTCCTCAGCTTGAGCCAAAGCTGCCCCtgtaccactgctgctgggagctgtgctcccagggGCTGTGGGAAGTTTCCTTCACTCCTCTCTTTGGATGTCTGGGATACACCGAAGGGGTTGAGAAGCCATGAAGGGTTTGGCATTGCTCTGTGCTTAGACTCCATTCCAACAAAAAgggcttcagctgcttctgcacctgtccaagccctcagcagagcagatcaTCTGTGCTGGCACTGAGCTGTCTCCCTGGTGGCTTTAGTCCACAGAGCCCATCTTCATCCCAGCTTCTGACCTAGTCAGCTGCGTGCTCAACAgtctgcctgccaggagctgaaccCCCCGATGCAGCTTGACTGTTtctctgcaggcttggggccccctccagcccccttgccTCCATGCAGCTCTTCAGCATGCAGGCTGGGGGGACCTAGCCTGGCCCTCTCTTGtcagagggcagctgcaggctgggttgTGTGACCATGCTCACCCTCTGCTTGctgtgctcctctctccctcctccttctccttgccTTTCTGACTTCAGGACTGTTGTGGAAACTGCAGCGACAGCGAGGAAGAGCCCACCCGGCTGTAGAGCACAGCTtgttctccagcccttgggACCCCCTTGCCTCTCCAGGTGCCCAGCAGAACAGCCCAGCCTGTGAAGGACAAGGTGGCAGCGGCCCCGCAAGGTGGATTTGTTTACAGCTCTACACGTCCATGTTTGAAGACTGTGAggatggctccagggctggtggcagcacacagcttgggccGAGGTGCCTCTGACTGCAGGCAGGCCCTCGTCCCCAAAACAGACCTGGACGCTTCTGAATTTGCCACTTGGAGTCGTACTGCTGCAGTCCACCAGCTGTTGCTCCCCTCCTGAGcccagggtgggagggagggattgCACCAGTGTGGGCTGAGGCcagactggagcagctctgctgacacaTTCCATGGTGCCAAAGTGGCACTGCAGGTCTGGTGTGTATTTATATGTTGGTCTGTACATATCACATGTCAGTTTTTAATCTATAGGTTGGGGCCTGCACTGCCCCCACCCTGTCACAGGCACAAATGTCCTCCTATGGGGAGAGTGACTGTCCCAGTTTTGTACCAGGGAGTCGTGGGCAGAGGCCGCCTGTGCCTTCAGGTGCCTAAAGCATCTTTCCTGGACCCTTCTGGCCGTGCTGAGTCGTCCCTGGCTCCATTGGAGTCCTTTGCTCAGCCCCCAGGCACAGGAAACTGTGTTCCAAAGCGTCTGCTATTGCATCCCGGCAGCAGGCC encodes:
- the GRK6 gene encoding G protein-coupled receptor kinase 6 isoform X1, which gives rise to MELENIVANTVLLKAREGGGGNRKGKSKKWRQMLQFPHISLCEDLRQTLERDYYSLCEKQPIGHMLFRQFCETRPELSRCVKFLDAVAGYEVAPDEKRKECGQHLIEKYLKPNSEDHVPEVPSQLVDACCERLEQEPSKELFKESTKLIHDYLSVAPFADYLDSLYFNRFLQWKWLERQPVTKNTFRQYRVLGKGGFGEVCACQVRATGKMYACKKLEKKRVKKRKGEAMALNEKQILEKVNSRFVVSLAYAYETKDALCLVLTLMNGGDLKFHIYHMGEAGFEEPRAAFYAAEICCGLEDLHQERIVYRDLKPENILLDDHGHIRISDLGLAVHVPEGQTIKGRVGTVGYMAPEVVKNERYTFSPDWWALGCLVYEMIEGQSPFQQRKKKIKREEVERLVKEVQEEYSEKFSPCARSLCTMLLCKDPLERLGCRGAGAKEVKEHPLFKHLNFRRLEAGMLDPPFKPDPQAIYCKDVLDIEQFSTVKGVELEPTDNDFYQKFATGSVSIPWQNEMIETECFKELNVFSTDGTVPPDLDWKGQPSPQPKKGLLQRLFSRQDCCGNCSDSEEEPTRL
- the GRK6 gene encoding G protein-coupled receptor kinase 6 isoform X2 — its product is MELENIVANTVLLKAREGGGGNRKGKSKKWRQMLQFPHISLCEDLRQTLERDYYSLCEKQPIGHMLFRQFCETRPELSRCVKFLDAVAGYEVAPDEKRKECGQHLIEKYLKPNSEDHVPEVPSQLVDACCERLEQEPSKELFKESTKLIHDYLSVAPFADYLDSLYFNRFLQWKWLERQPVTKNTFRQYRVLGKGGFGEVCACQVRATGKMYACKKLEKKRVKKRKGEAMALNEKQILEKVNSRFVVSLAYAYETKDALCLVLTLMNGGDLKFHIYHMGEAGFEEPRAAFYAAEICCGLEDLHQERIVYRDLKPENILLDDHGHIRISDLGLAVHVPEGQTIKGRVGTVGYMAPEVVKNERYTFSPDWWALGCLVYEMIEGQSPFQQRKKKIKREEVERLVKEVQEEYSEKFSPCARSLCTMLLCKDPLERLGCRGAGAKEVKEHPLFKHLNFRRLEAGMLDPPFKPDPQAIYCKDVLDIEQFSTVKGVELEPTDNDFYQKFATGSVSIPWQNEMIETECFKELNVFSTDGTVPPDLDWKGQPSPQPKKGLLQRLFSRQR